CAAAACAAAAATCCTGTCTTTGCTATAGATAAATACAGAGACCACACCTTAAAAGCACACCCGGTTCATCACCATGATTTGCAATCCATATGAAGTAGTCATCCAGGGACTCACCTCCGAAGGCCGTACCTTCCGCCCCAGCGACTGGGCCGAACGTCTGGCAGGCATTCTCGCCTCTTTCGGTGGCGATCAGAAACTTTCCTACCACGCCTATGTACGCCCGATGCTACTGGAGGGGGTACGTTGCGTGGCCGTCGACAAGAAGCTGCAGAAGATCGACCCGCAGGTTTTCCAGTTTCTGATGGACTTCGCCAAGGACAATGATTTGCGTATTGTCGATTGTCGAACCTTGATCGACGAAATCTACCCCAACAAGTTTTTGGCGTAAAAACAACAAATCCGGTTTGTCTAGGCTTGATCTGCATCATTACTGCAACATCAGCGTCACATTTTGTGGTTAAACTTCGACAGTACTGACGTGCTGGACGGCTCAAACATAGAGTTCCGCCACAGCCAGTACGCATAACGAAACATAAAACCCCTGATGGAGCACTGATGATGCACAAGAAAAGCCTAGCCGCACTGGTTGCAACCCTGTTCGCCGTTCCGTTCGCCGCTCACGCTGACGTAACCATTTATGGTTTCCTGAGCAGCAGCATCGAATCCACCAAAGCTACCGGCGCTACCGCTGGTGACTACAAGTCCCGTACCCGTGTCGTGGACGACAACTCCCGCATCGGCTTCAAGGGCAACGAAGATCTGGGCAATGGCACCAAGGCCATCTGGCAGGTTGAAAGCAGCCTGCGCTACTTCGAGCAAGGCGGTACCAACGATATTGGCCAGGGTGCTACTTTCGCTAGCCGCAACTCCTTTGTTGGCCTGGACAACTCCAGCTTCGGTAAAGTTCTGCTGGGCCAGAACGACTCCGCCTACAAGTCCCTGACCAACATCGGCCTGAACCTGTTCGGCGATACCACCGCTGAAAACAACGGTGCTGCCAACGTTTACAGCCGTGGCGAAGCCCGTCTGAAGAACTCCATTCACTACTTCTCCCCTAACTGGTCCGGCTTCCAGGTTGGTGGTTCTTACGGCGTGGATGAAAGCCGCACTTCCAGCGGCAGCAACGGCAGCACCAACGCATCCCACCTGTCCTTGGCAGCAAACTACACCAACGGCGGCCTGCAACTGGCAGCTGGCTGGGATCGCACCAACGACACCGGCTTCAAGCAAGACCAATTCAAGAGCTCGGCCTACAAAGGTTTTGCCTGGTCCGGCGCTAACGTGACCTACACCAAACTGGCTGCCAGCTACAAATTTGCCACCGGCACTTTTGTTGGTGCCGGTTATGAATTCGGTCGCTTTGACCAAGCCATTGCTGGTGCCAGTTCCCTGAAACAAGATGACTGGACCCTGTCACTGGGCCAAGACATCGGCGCTGCTACCGTGAAGCTGGAATACAGCTCGCTGGGCCGTCTGAAGGGTGCCACTGCAGGTACTGAAGACAACTACAAGGCTCACCAGTGGGCGCTGGGTGTGGACTACAACCTGTCCAAGTCCACCAAGCTGTTCAGCTACTACACCAAGATCACCAACAAGCAATCGCAATCTGCGAACTTTGCCAACACTCCGGTTTACAACACCACCGACACCACTGCCAACACTGGCGTGTTGAACGCTGGCAACGACCCGCAAGCCTTCGGTGTTGGCCTGAAAGTTGCGTTCTAAGCTGAAAACCGCTTAGCAACAATCTGTAAAACGGGCGTCCCATGGGATGCCCGTTTTTTCATCATTTGCTAGAATGGAACATTGCCGCACACACCAAGACCACCACAATGAGCGTTGAACTGAAAACTCCCGCCGATATCGAGAAGATGCGTATCGCCGGCAAGCTGGCTTCCGAAGTACTGGATTACATCACCCCCTTCGTCAAACCTGGTGTCACCACCGAGGCCATCGACAAGCTGTGCCATGACTACATGGTCAATGAGCAAGGCTGCATTCCTGCCCCGCTCAACTATGCGCCGGACGGTCACAACCCCTACCCCAAATCCATCTGCACCTCGA
The sequence above is drawn from the Aquitalea denitrificans genome and encodes:
- a CDS encoding DUF3579 domain-containing protein → MICNPYEVVIQGLTSEGRTFRPSDWAERLAGILASFGGDQKLSYHAYVRPMLLEGVRCVAVDKKLQKIDPQVFQFLMDFAKDNDLRIVDCRTLIDEIYPNKFLA
- a CDS encoding porin, which encodes MMHKKSLAALVATLFAVPFAAHADVTIYGFLSSSIESTKATGATAGDYKSRTRVVDDNSRIGFKGNEDLGNGTKAIWQVESSLRYFEQGGTNDIGQGATFASRNSFVGLDNSSFGKVLLGQNDSAYKSLTNIGLNLFGDTTAENNGAANVYSRGEARLKNSIHYFSPNWSGFQVGGSYGVDESRTSSGSNGSTNASHLSLAANYTNGGLQLAAGWDRTNDTGFKQDQFKSSAYKGFAWSGANVTYTKLAASYKFATGTFVGAGYEFGRFDQAIAGASSLKQDDWTLSLGQDIGAATVKLEYSSLGRLKGATAGTEDNYKAHQWALGVDYNLSKSTKLFSYYTKITNKQSQSANFANTPVYNTTDTTANTGVLNAGNDPQAFGVGLKVAF